A region from the Helcococcus ovis genome encodes:
- a CDS encoding ATP-binding cassette domain-containing protein produces the protein MIKRLLSYINHLTKYLFISYIFAFIASFGTILELGYLFYILFNLEINYIYIGIFVISIILISAFRFLEQYFGHLVAFKLLSDFRIRVYDKLRKIAPAKMDNKESTMVLSIIHTDIELVEVFFAHTIVPVITAISMTLLMGVLMIYQFGLTGIVAPITYIIVGFIYPFFMKNTISKNSNILNIEKLNLSKLVSDIMNGKKEILEFNLVNKELNKIEKKINREIKISNRNAVIFINKRYIISITILISWFVLFLLNYSSMTNLDKIYLLVYPFTFDTQIALTNLSLSLSKTLKSSKNLISFLDEESLVTDGNENIENINSIEIKNLSFSYPNTNKKVLEDINLNFDSDNIIGIVGKSGEGKTTLVKIIMKWYQTSIGDILINSKDIKRISNSSIRSNINYVPQKTYIFNGTLRENLTLRKNIPDNKIIEKIKQVYLYDKFTTLKDGLDTEMSSEKIPFSSGELQRIELIRALLSESSVMILDEPTSNLDLQNEKIFLEILTNIKNTKIFIISHRKAPIDVCDKVYEVNNGNIRQIK, from the coding sequence ATGATTAAAAGACTTTTATCCTACATAAATCACTTAACAAAATATTTATTTATAAGTTATATATTTGCATTTATTGCAAGTTTTGGGACAATTTTAGAATTAGGATATTTATTTTATATATTATTTAATTTAGAAATTAATTATATTTATATTGGAATATTTGTAATTTCAATAATTTTAATTTCTGCATTTAGATTTTTGGAACAATATTTTGGGCATTTAGTAGCATTTAAGCTTTTGTCAGATTTTCGTATAAGAGTTTATGACAAATTGAGAAAAATAGCACCTGCAAAGATGGATAATAAGGAAAGTACAATGGTCTTGTCCATAATACATACAGATATTGAACTTGTAGAAGTATTTTTTGCACATACGATAGTACCTGTTATTACAGCTATTTCTATGACGTTATTAATGGGAGTGCTTATGATATATCAATTTGGATTAACTGGTATTGTAGCTCCAATTACTTATATTATAGTTGGATTTATATATCCGTTTTTCATGAAAAATACAATTTCTAAAAATTCTAATATTTTAAACATAGAAAAATTAAATTTAAGTAAATTAGTATCAGATATTATGAATGGAAAAAAGGAAATTTTAGAATTTAATTTAGTTAATAAAGAATTAAATAAAATTGAGAAAAAAATAAATAGAGAGATAAAAATTTCTAATAGAAATGCTGTTATATTTATTAACAAAAGATACATAATAAGTATAACTATTTTAATTTCATGGTTTGTTTTATTTTTATTAAATTATTCAAGTATGACAAATTTAGATAAAATTTATTTATTAGTTTATCCTTTTACATTTGATACACAAATAGCATTAACTAATTTATCACTATCACTTTCAAAAACATTAAAGTCATCTAAGAATTTAATTTCATTTTTAGATGAAGAAAGTTTAGTTACAGATGGTAATGAGAATATTGAAAACATAAATTCTATAGAAATTAAAAACTTAAGCTTCTCATATCCAAATACAAATAAAAAGGTATTGGAAGATATAAATTTAAATTTTGATTCTGATAACATTATTGGAATTGTTGGGAAAAGCGGTGAAGGTAAAACAACTTTAGTTAAGATTATTATGAAGTGGTATCAAACGAGTATAGGAGATATTTTAATTAATTCAAAGGATATAAAGAGAATTTCAAATAGCTCGATCAGGTCAAATATAAATTATGTGCCTCAAAAAACATATATTTTTAATGGAACACTGAGAGAAAATTTAACATTAAGAAAAAACATTCCTGATAATAAAATTATAGAAAAAATAAAACAGGTTTATTTATATGATAAATTTACTACATTGAAAGATGGGCTTGATACAGAAATGAGCAGCGAAAAAATACCATTTTCATCTGGAGAACTTCAACGAATTGAATTAATTAGAGCTTTATTAAGTGAATCATCAGTAATGATTTTAGATGAGCCTACAAGTAACCTAGATTTGCAAAATGAAAAAATATTTTTAGAAATTTTAACAAATATAAAAAATACTAAAATTTTTATTATTTCTCATAGAAAAGCACCTATTGATGTATGCGATAAGGTATATGAAGTTAATAATGGAAATATTAGACAAATTAAGTAG
- a CDS encoding heme-binding Shp domain-containing protein, with protein MKKRVYICTLIFLISIVNLSEMVFAESGKVFTVNVNPSYKHPITGEIEDSGGEKSVEIGQGMVEGAVYKKGLLEVLDSGEMYLTIKMALFDYTGNHKFLVDENDSEHEFTGSGSDDNGETKDIRIKIINKNSIIKGNMYVEPMGRNVIWFMHISDVVQGNNTDIAQKLVSSNSIEKEKKEEKEEKEEKESKLEKNKKESKLEKNKSKNTNKETKKETSSEKNDTKNEKLISNYNHENKLKKEGLILSTESTVKNASSLKSKGINNTSKFIIFGVISLGILFIIFKALLYIKKRGNRK; from the coding sequence ATGAAAAAAAGAGTTTATATTTGTACATTAATATTTTTAATTTCAATAGTGAATTTAAGTGAAATGGTTTTTGCAGAATCAGGAAAAGTATTTACGGTTAATGTAAATCCAAGTTATAAACACCCGATTACAGGTGAAATTGAAGATTCTGGCGGAGAAAAATCAGTTGAGATTGGACAAGGTATGGTTGAAGGAGCTGTTTATAAGAAAGGGCTATTAGAGGTTTTAGATTCGGGCGAAATGTATTTAACAATTAAAATGGCATTGTTTGATTATACCGGTAATCACAAATTTTTAGTAGATGAAAATGATTCGGAACATGAATTTACGGGAAGTGGAAGTGATGATAATGGTGAAACTAAAGATATAAGAATTAAGATTATAAATAAAAACTCGATAATAAAGGGCAATATGTATGTAGAGCCTATGGGAAGAAATGTTATTTGGTTTATGCATATTTCAGATGTTGTTCAGGGAAATAATACAGATATTGCTCAAAAATTAGTTAGTTCAAATTCTATAGAAAAAGAAAAAAAAGAAGAAAAAGAAGAAAAAGAAGAAAAAGAATCTAAATTAGAAAAAAATAAAAAAGAATCTAAATTAGAAAAAAATAAAAGTAAAAATACAAATAAAGAAACTAAGAAAGAAACAAGTTCTGAAAAAAACGATACAAAAAATGAAAAGTTAATATCAAATTATAATCATGAAAATAAATTAAAAAAAGAAGGATTAATTTTATCTACTGAAAGTACAGTGAAAAATGCTTCCTCTCTGAAATCTAAAGGAATTAACAACACAAGTAAGTTCATAATTTTTGGTGTTATTTCTTTAGGGATTTTATTTATAATTTTTAAGGCTTTATTGTACATAAAAAAAAGAGGTAATAGAAAATGA
- the purD gene encoding phosphoribosylamine--glycine ligase — protein MARVLILGNGGREHAISYKLFNEGHEIFMLGLNPGVAKFGTCIEICENQIAEFCKNNMIDLVFVGPEKYLVDGIVDKLENEGIRVFGPNKRAAILEGSKSFSKNLMKKYNIPTASYEVFEEFETAKEYLKNSNFPIVIKADGIAAGKGVIIAESYETSISDLEEIMINNKFNAAGKKVVIEEFLIGEEFSLMCFVSGNKVYPMKIAQDHKRAFDNDEGLNTGGMGAYLPIKHITEEDVKEAVDNIIIPTANAMILENREFKGVLFAGLMKTKDGIKTIEYNVRFGDPESEIILQSMTSSLYDIANDIIDGNEIDLRWNEESHVGVVLASKGYPEDYKNGYEILGLEKVKSQIFHMGTKDLNGKIVTNGGRVLIVCASAHTLEEAIEKAYKDIEKIECDNLYYRKDIGHLSLK, from the coding sequence ATGGCTAGAGTATTAATTTTAGGAAATGGTGGAAGAGAGCATGCCATTTCATATAAATTATTTAATGAAGGTCATGAAATATTTATGCTTGGACTAAATCCGGGTGTTGCAAAGTTTGGTACTTGTATAGAAATATGCGAGAATCAAATAGCAGAATTTTGCAAAAATAATATGATTGATTTAGTATTTGTCGGACCTGAAAAATATTTAGTAGACGGTATAGTTGACAAATTAGAAAATGAAGGAATTCGTGTATTCGGGCCAAATAAAAGAGCCGCTATACTAGAGGGAAGTAAATCTTTTTCTAAAAATTTAATGAAAAAATATAACATTCCTACTGCAAGTTATGAAGTTTTTGAAGAATTTGAAACTGCTAAAGAATATCTTAAAAATTCAAATTTTCCAATTGTAATTAAAGCTGATGGGATTGCAGCCGGAAAGGGTGTTATTATTGCGGAAAGTTATGAAACATCAATTTCTGATTTGGAAGAAATTATGATTAATAATAAATTTAATGCTGCTGGTAAAAAGGTTGTAATTGAAGAATTTTTAATAGGGGAAGAGTTTTCATTAATGTGTTTTGTAAGTGGAAATAAAGTGTATCCCATGAAAATAGCTCAAGATCACAAAAGAGCTTTTGATAATGATGAGGGGTTAAATACAGGGGGAATGGGAGCATACTTGCCTATAAAACACATAACTGAAGAGGACGTTAAAGAAGCAGTTGATAATATTATTATTCCTACAGCAAATGCTATGATTTTAGAAAATAGAGAGTTTAAGGGAGTATTGTTTGCCGGACTGATGAAAACAAAAGATGGGATTAAGACTATTGAATATAATGTAAGGTTCGGTGATCCTGAATCAGAGATAATTTTACAAAGTATGACATCCAGTTTATATGATATTGCAAATGATATAATTGATGGTAATGAGATTGATTTGAGATGGAATGAGGAGTCTCATGTTGGAGTTGTTTTAGCATCTAAAGGATATCCCGAAGATTATAAAAATGGGTATGAAATTTTAGGATTAGAAAAGGTTAAATCTCAAATATTTCATATGGGAACTAAGGATTTAAATGGTAAAATAGTTACAAATGGTGGACGAGTTTTAATTGTGTGTGCATCTGCTCATACATTAGAGGAGGCTATTGAAAAAGCATATAAAGACATTGAAAAAATAGAATGTGATAATTTATATTATAGGAAAGATATAGGGCATTTATCATTAAAGTGA
- the isdE gene encoding heme ABC transporter substrate-binding protein IsdE — MIKKFNFVVILLLSIFLTGCVNQHPDKKKEHNVSSPTKKSVGENHKLGVIDAKKIVENSKSKPKIIATSPSIADICDKLNLELVGISNSNIYKLPKKYKNVEKIGLAMNPDLEKISKLNPDWILSPNSLIDDLKPKYETIKSDWAFLNLNSVGGMYQSIKELGYIFGKEKEANKLILEFNKFYEEYKRNINFTNKPKVMILMGLPGSYLIATNNSYIGDLVNLAGGENVYHHEYKQFLNVNTEDMKTKNPDIILRAAHALPKNVKKMFDDDFNKNDIWKHFSAVKNNKVFDLSYDKFGMSARFNYQDALKELSLILFNEEKKNEKN, encoded by the coding sequence ATGATTAAGAAATTTAATTTTGTAGTTATTTTATTATTATCAATATTTCTAACAGGGTGTGTTAATCAGCATCCTGATAAAAAAAAAGAACATAATGTAAGTAGTCCTACTAAAAAAAGCGTTGGTGAAAATCATAAACTTGGAGTTATTGATGCAAAAAAAATAGTTGAGAATAGTAAATCAAAGCCGAAAATAATTGCTACATCGCCATCTATAGCGGATATATGTGATAAGTTAAATTTAGAATTGGTAGGAATTTCTAATTCTAATATATATAAATTGCCTAAAAAATATAAAAATGTTGAAAAAATTGGATTAGCAATGAATCCTGATTTAGAAAAAATTTCAAAGTTAAATCCGGATTGGATATTGTCCCCAAATTCATTAATTGATGATTTGAAACCAAAATATGAAACAATTAAATCTGATTGGGCATTTCTAAATCTCAATAGTGTAGGTGGTATGTATCAGTCTATTAAAGAACTGGGATATATTTTTGGTAAAGAAAAAGAAGCTAATAAATTAATTTTAGAATTTAATAAATTTTATGAGGAATATAAAAGAAATATAAACTTTACAAATAAACCAAAGGTAATGATTTTGATGGGATTACCAGGGTCTTATCTAATAGCGACAAATAATTCATACATAGGAGACCTTGTTAATTTAGCAGGTGGAGAAAATGTTTATCATCATGAATATAAGCAATTCTTAAATGTCAATACAGAAGATATGAAAACTAAAAATCCGGATATAATTTTAAGAGCAGCACATGCATTGCCGAAAAATGTAAAAAAAATGTTTGATGATGATTTTAATAAAAATGATATTTGGAAACATTTTAGTGCGGTAAAAAATAATAAAGTTTTTGATTTATCATATGATAAATTCGGTATGAGTGCAAGGTTTAATTATCAGGATGCATTAAAAGAACTATCATTAATTCTATTTAATGAGGAGAAAAAAAATGAAAAAAATTAA
- a CDS encoding formate--tetrahydrofolate ligase codes for MKTDYEISLEANKKNIEKVASKINISQKDLNKYGEYKAKVNIPSFDNLSENLILVTSINPTSTGEGKSTVTVGLCDGMNLIGKKTSVALREPSLGPVLGRKGGATGGGYAQVVPMDEINLHFTGDFHAITSAHNAIMALINNHIFQGNKLNFDKIEFNYVMDMNERALRSVEIYSNGKLSSPKSSSFDITVASEIMAILCLSENIFDLKKRVSNIILGYTRESKPIYLRELKIEGVIVALLKDAIRPNLVQTLENNPAFIHGGPFANIAHGCNSVIATKTALKYSDYVITEAGFGADLGAEKFFNIKCRSAKLKPKAVVIVATIKAIKLHGGVLEKDLAQENLEVLKIGIKNLEKHVENIRKFNLPIVIALNEFTTDTDREKEFLLKWAKSHDVEISLTQVWSKGGEGAIDLSKKLVNLIEKNNKEFNLLYKDEDLIEDKINIIAKQIYGATSVKFTDSAREKLKLINDLGYSNLPVCMAKTPNSLSDNPKLLGRPENFQITISDLKINSGAGFIVAYLNKVLTMPGLPKIPNAISIDIDENENIINLF; via the coding sequence ATGAAGACAGATTACGAAATTTCATTAGAAGCTAATAAAAAAAACATTGAAAAAGTTGCTTCAAAAATAAATATATCTCAAAAAGATTTAAATAAATATGGAGAATATAAGGCAAAAGTTAATATTCCAAGTTTTGATAATTTATCAGAAAATTTAATTTTGGTTACATCTATAAATCCTACTTCAACAGGAGAAGGAAAATCTACAGTTACAGTTGGATTATGTGATGGTATGAATTTAATAGGTAAAAAAACTTCAGTTGCACTTAGAGAGCCATCATTAGGACCTGTTTTAGGGAGAAAAGGAGGTGCTACAGGGGGAGGTTATGCTCAAGTAGTTCCAATGGATGAAATAAATCTTCATTTTACAGGAGATTTTCATGCAATTACATCTGCACATAATGCAATAATGGCTTTAATAAATAATCATATTTTTCAAGGAAATAAATTAAATTTTGATAAAATAGAATTTAATTATGTAATGGATATGAATGAAAGAGCACTTAGAAGTGTTGAAATTTACAGTAATGGCAAATTAAGTAGTCCAAAATCAAGTTCATTTGATATAACTGTAGCTAGTGAGATTATGGCTATATTATGTTTATCAGAAAATATTTTTGATTTAAAAAAAAGAGTTTCAAATATAATATTGGGATATACAAGAGAATCTAAGCCTATATATTTAAGAGAATTAAAAATTGAAGGAGTTATTGTTGCGTTGTTGAAAGATGCTATACGACCTAATTTAGTTCAAACGCTTGAAAATAACCCTGCATTTATACATGGAGGACCATTTGCAAATATTGCTCATGGATGTAATTCAGTTATAGCTACAAAAACAGCACTTAAATACAGCGATTATGTAATTACAGAAGCAGGATTTGGAGCTGATTTAGGTGCAGAGAAATTCTTTAATATAAAATGTAGAAGTGCAAAATTAAAACCTAAAGCTGTTGTAATTGTAGCAACTATAAAAGCAATTAAATTACATGGTGGAGTTTTGGAAAAAGATTTAGCACAAGAAAATTTAGAAGTATTGAAAATAGGTATTAAAAATTTAGAAAAACATGTTGAGAATATTAGGAAATTTAATCTTCCGATTGTAATTGCATTAAATGAATTTACAACAGATACGGATAGAGAAAAAGAGTTTTTATTGAAATGGGCTAAATCTCATGATGTTGAAATTTCACTTACTCAAGTGTGGTCGAAAGGTGGAGAGGGTGCTATTGATTTATCAAAAAAATTGGTTAATTTAATTGAAAAAAATAATAAAGAATTTAATCTATTATATAAAGATGAAGATTTAATAGAAGATAAAATTAATATAATAGCTAAGCAAATTTATGGAGCAACATCGGTTAAATTTACAGATTCTGCTAGAGAAAAACTTAAATTAATCAATGATTTGGGATATAGTAATTTACCTGTATGTATGGCAAAAACACCAAATTCTCTTTCTGATAATCCAAAGTTATTAGGCAGACCGGAAAATTTTCAAATAACAATTTCAGATTTGAAAATAAATAGTGGTGCAGGTTTTATTGTTGCATATTTGAATAAAGTCCTTACAATGCCCGGGTTACCTAAAATACCAAATGCAATTAGTATAGATATTGATGAAAATGAAAATATAATTAATCTTTTTTAG
- the purH gene encoding bifunctional phosphoribosylaminoimidazolecarboxamide formyltransferase/IMP cyclohydrolase, whose protein sequence is MKKALISVSDKTGVLEFARSLKENNFEIISTGGTLKHLVENGVECIGIEYYTGFPEILEGRVKTLHPKVHGGLLAKRDSELHIKEAKNNEIDFIDLVCVNLYPFEETLKKDGVSDVEIIENIDIGGPSMLRSAAKNFKFVTVVTDYKDYNMIIDEISEIGETKFETRAYLAAKVFNKTASYDSVIANYFNNKFNFTPEKLTLTYKLEDELRYGENPHQKAVHYTNNEACSYKLQDCEQLHGKKMSYNNLQDASAALDILQEFDEIVCVALKHMNPCGVAIGNTVLEAYTRAYESDPISIFGGIVAINGKVDIETATMMNKLFLEIILAEDYDEDALEKLKTKKNLRIYKIPKRISKNSKLIKSVRGGILVQDYDEKLYDEINVVTEKKASNKEMKDLLFGYKIVKHVKSNAIVVVKNQQTLGIGAGQMNRVGACEIALKQAGDKADGAVIASDAFFPMRDSVDMAGEYNISAIIQPGGSIKDQDSIDACNEHGISMIFAKLRHFKH, encoded by the coding sequence TTGAAAAAGGCATTAATTAGTGTAAGTGATAAAACTGGCGTTTTAGAGTTTGCAAGGTCATTAAAAGAAAATAATTTTGAGATAATTTCAACAGGTGGGACACTTAAACATTTAGTTGAAAATGGAGTTGAATGTATTGGAATAGAATATTATACAGGATTTCCAGAAATTTTAGAAGGTAGAGTTAAAACACTTCATCCTAAAGTTCATGGTGGGTTATTGGCAAAAAGAGATAGTGAATTACATATAAAAGAAGCAAAAAATAATGAAATTGATTTTATTGATTTAGTTTGTGTAAATTTATATCCATTTGAAGAAACATTAAAAAAAGACGGAGTTTCTGATGTTGAAATAATTGAAAATATTGATATCGGAGGCCCTAGCATGTTAAGATCAGCTGCAAAAAATTTCAAGTTTGTTACAGTTGTTACAGATTATAAAGATTATAATATGATTATTGATGAAATATCTGAAATTGGAGAAACTAAATTTGAGACAAGAGCATATTTAGCAGCGAAAGTTTTTAATAAAACAGCAAGTTATGATTCAGTAATAGCAAATTATTTTAATAATAAATTTAACTTCACTCCTGAAAAATTAACATTAACATATAAATTAGAAGATGAATTAAGATACGGTGAAAATCCACATCAGAAAGCTGTACATTACACAAATAATGAAGCTTGCTCATATAAATTGCAAGATTGTGAGCAATTACACGGAAAGAAAATGTCGTATAATAATCTTCAGGATGCAAGTGCTGCATTAGATATTTTACAAGAATTTGATGAAATTGTATGTGTTGCATTAAAACATATGAATCCATGTGGAGTTGCAATAGGAAATACTGTTTTAGAAGCATATACAAGGGCTTATGAGTCTGATCCAATTTCGATATTTGGAGGAATAGTTGCTATTAACGGTAAAGTTGATATTGAAACTGCAACAATGATGAATAAGCTATTTTTAGAAATAATTCTAGCTGAAGATTATGATGAAGATGCTTTGGAAAAACTAAAAACAAAGAAGAATTTAAGAATTTATAAAATACCTAAGAGAATATCAAAAAATTCTAAACTTATAAAGTCAGTCAGAGGTGGAATATTAGTTCAAGATTATGACGAAAAATTATACGATGAAATAAATGTTGTTACTGAAAAGAAAGCATCTAACAAAGAAATGAAAGATTTGTTATTTGGATATAAAATTGTAAAGCACGTAAAATCAAATGCAATAGTAGTTGTGAAAAATCAACAAACATTGGGAATAGGTGCAGGTCAAATGAACAGAGTAGGTGCCTGTGAAATTGCATTAAAACAAGCTGGTGACAAGGCTGATGGTGCTGTAATTGCCTCGGATGCATTTTTCCCAATGAGAGACAGTGTTGACATGGCTGGTGAATATAATATTTCTGCTATAATTCAACCAGGAGGATCTATTAAAGATCAAGATTCAATTGACGCATGTAATGAGCATGGAATTTCTATGATTTTTGCAAAATTACGTCACTTTAAGCATTGA
- a CDS encoding ATP-binding cassette domain-containing protein: MLKKLFCIEKKYRKFAILNTFMDWMNIIIFIQIANIILLTINNQKVSKLFYIMLIFTFIFQLSYYTIWGKNYINIWSNKSKLHLKKMYFKSVLQDYNHYNVVDIIQGDMINLERLDNIYEIIFPAFFRIIFGLIFILLFSILFKSINFLVYILYFFVMGGSIMLFMKSINTVNRVHMNTFLNIGKRFLNDLNGINTLIMYGQDKVFFDDFKKDSENFRQKTMDLLYAQLQTLFILNFYVFLFSILGVIYNIIQIKLGNISNIQGIILSMILINLLLFTREIGFYMHVVKSAIKPITIAYSKIKFKNDDKINFNEKINTIKIENVDFSYDSQNTLLKNINFEFKTGNVYKIVGENGKGKSTITKLISGVISPDSGKILLNNKDINELNYYEKLKKIGTLGTSSYLFNTTIRENLQINDEIDIYESMKKYDLLDFVNNLELKLDTLVGENGKMLSPGQKQQISLLRLIMSRKDIYIFDEITSSIDKNNSEKINKAVNKLKKESIVIIITHNLKEIDDDENIIFIDNNTIQCNKHKELLKNNKNYFNLYNAKIGENND; this comes from the coding sequence ATGTTAAAAAAGTTATTTTGTATTGAAAAAAAATATAGAAAATTTGCAATACTGAATACATTTATGGATTGGATGAATATTATAATTTTTATTCAAATTGCAAATATAATTTTACTTACAATTAATAACCAAAAAGTATCAAAATTATTCTATATAATGTTAATATTTACATTTATATTTCAATTATCATATTATACAATATGGGGCAAAAATTATATAAATATTTGGTCAAATAAATCTAAATTACACCTAAAAAAAATGTATTTTAAGAGTGTATTACAAGATTATAATCACTATAATGTTGTAGATATTATCCAGGGGGATATGATAAATTTAGAACGTTTGGATAATATTTATGAAATAATATTTCCTGCTTTTTTTAGAATAATTTTTGGACTTATTTTCATTTTATTATTTTCAATACTTTTTAAATCCATCAACTTTTTGGTATATATTTTGTATTTTTTTGTTATGGGTGGAAGTATTATGTTATTTATGAAGTCAATCAATACTGTAAATAGGGTTCACATGAATACATTTTTAAATATTGGAAAAAGGTTTTTAAATGATTTAAATGGGATAAATACTTTAATAATGTATGGTCAAGATAAAGTTTTTTTTGATGATTTTAAGAAAGATTCTGAAAATTTTAGACAGAAAACAATGGATTTGTTATACGCACAGTTACAGACTCTATTTATACTTAATTTTTACGTTTTTTTATTTTCAATTTTGGGGGTTATTTATAATATTATACAAATAAAGTTAGGTAATATTAGCAATATCCAAGGTATAATATTAAGCATGATATTAATAAATCTTTTGTTATTTACAAGGGAAATAGGGTTTTACATGCACGTTGTTAAATCTGCAATTAAGCCAATTACAATAGCATATTCTAAAATTAAATTTAAAAATGATGACAAAATAAATTTCAATGAAAAAATTAATACAATTAAAATAGAAAATGTAGATTTTTCTTATGATTCACAAAATACTTTACTAAAAAATATAAATTTTGAATTTAAGACAGGAAATGTTTATAAGATAGTCGGGGAGAATGGAAAGGGAAAATCAACCATTACAAAATTAATATCAGGGGTAATATCTCCAGATTCAGGAAAAATTTTATTAAATAATAAAGATATAAATGAATTAAATTATTATGAAAAATTAAAAAAAATTGGTACATTAGGTACTTCAAGTTATTTATTTAATACTACTATAAGAGAAAATTTACAAATTAACGATGAAATAGACATTTACGAAAGTATGAAAAAATATGATTTATTAGATTTTGTAAATAATCTTGAACTAAAATTAGATACCTTGGTTGGCGAAAATGGAAAAATGTTATCGCCGGGACAAAAACAGCAAATATCTTTATTAAGGCTTATAATGTCAAGAAAGGACATCTATATATTTGATGAAATAACTTCGAGTATTGATAAAAATAATTCAGAAAAAATAAATAAGGCAGTTAATAAATTAAAAAAAGAAAGTATTGTAATTATAATTACTCATAATCTTAAGGAAATAGATGATGATGAAAATATAATTTTTATTGATAATAATACAATTCAATGCAATAAACATAAAGAATTATTAAAAAACAACAAAAATTATTTTAATTTATATAATGCCAAAATAGGAGAAAATAATGATTAA
- a CDS encoding YbaN family protein — translation MKKIFYIILGLIGLFLGTLGIFLPILPTTPFLLLALICFAKGSTRLHNWFIKSKIYEKNLKSFVEKNEMPISVKIRVMCFITLLMGVGFFMMFRKSLYIPCLILFIVWIFHIIYFIFRIKTKKKEKIC, via the coding sequence ATGAAAAAAATATTTTACATAATTTTAGGATTAATTGGATTATTTTTAGGCACATTGGGAATATTTTTGCCTATATTACCCACTACACCATTTTTACTATTAGCACTTATTTGTTTTGCTAAAGGTTCGACTAGATTACATAATTGGTTTATAAAAAGTAAAATATATGAAAAAAATTTAAAGTCATTTGTTGAAAAAAATGAAATGCCAATTTCTGTAAAAATAAGAGTCATGTGTTTCATTACATTATTGATGGGAGTCGGTTTCTTTATGATGTTTAGAAAAAGCTTATACATTCCATGTTTAATACTTTTTATTGTATGGATATTTCATATAATATATTTTATATTTAGGATTAAAACTAAAAAAAAGGAGAAAATATGTTAA